The following are encoded in a window of Candidatus Tanganyikabacteria bacterium genomic DNA:
- the tatC gene encoding twin-arginine translocase subunit TatC produces the protein MEFQERLVAATGAGDPETGAVETPANGQPEAEPMRKPGEMPLTDHLEELRWRIIKSAGALAAGFGVCFALHQQIITLLLAPAHRAAIVHGNLVFTAPAEYFVAALKVSFFAGLFLSLPVLLYQVMAFVAPGLTNRERRWVVPMSVAAAVLFAAGAAFSYLALLPIGFKFLVGFAPQDVVQPMLSIGEVLSFSTLFLFATGGVFQLPLVLLAMSLVGIVSSGQLARFRRMAIVLAFLAGALLSPSPDVFSQGLLAAALLGLYEISIVLMKVARR, from the coding sequence ATGGAATTTCAGGAGAGGCTAGTCGCGGCGACCGGGGCCGGCGATCCCGAGACCGGCGCGGTCGAGACGCCGGCAAACGGGCAGCCCGAGGCCGAGCCCATGCGCAAGCCGGGCGAGATGCCGCTCACCGACCACCTCGAGGAACTGCGGTGGCGCATCATCAAGAGCGCGGGTGCCCTCGCCGCGGGCTTCGGCGTCTGCTTCGCGTTGCACCAGCAGATCATCACCCTGCTGCTGGCCCCGGCTCACCGGGCCGCCATCGTGCACGGCAACCTCGTATTCACCGCGCCGGCCGAGTACTTCGTCGCCGCCCTCAAGGTGTCTTTCTTCGCCGGGCTCTTCCTCTCGCTGCCCGTGCTCCTCTACCAGGTCATGGCGTTCGTCGCCCCCGGCCTCACGAATCGGGAGCGGCGCTGGGTGGTGCCCATGTCCGTCGCGGCGGCGGTGCTCTTCGCGGCGGGCGCCGCGTTCAGCTATCTGGCGCTGCTGCCCATCGGCTTCAAGTTCCTGGTGGGCTTCGCCCCGCAGGACGTGGTGCAGCCCATGCTGTCCATCGGCGAGGTGCTGTCGTTTTCGACGCTCTTCCTCTTCGCCACCGGCGGAGTGTTCCAGTTGCCCCTGGTGTTGCTGGCCATGTCGCTGGTGGGCATCGTTTCCTCGGGGCAACTGGCTCGCTTCCGCCGGATGGCCATCGTCCTGGCCTTCCTCGCCGGTGCCCTGCTGTCGCCGTCTCCCGACGTGTTCAGCCAGGGCCTGCTCGCCGCGGCCTTGCTCGGCCTCTACGAGATCAGCATCGTGCTGATGAAGGTGGCGCGGCGCTGA
- a CDS encoding diguanylate cyclase, whose amino-acid sequence MPLSEALTRRVLEPIAKLWREAEDLAEFARGAAAIWGEGLGKTDCAIAFREDGSRPWRPFAGSPEVEAHFAGLLLSYGDRDLAPLADEDGRMWLPVALPVPRPLGGIFFAPEVVAGEWETAAHMVAAGLAASAFGRKAIRADLMMGEVARKLHALQLLTLNINNAYDLNQLSQNICTIVAQATGAQYACLYHREPGGLRLVEDLAVYPPKQGSLRDILRKGGIQEVAPTVPLSEAGFLADVLEEGKPMVIPNLAALGEPPAGLGKHGLLAAMAVPLLTQREELGVLLVGSRQPRLFTSAELETLADLAQAATGALLTSRLYFEAHQERNRVAALVDKLRDLTKATREVGKTLDMHVACKELVSHLPHFMQPVHWVDVYLAGIEGWTFAAGSSTQGFKPADQWLYFLDKTGYPPSLDLPREALEGTPFSEAGKVVLFPLKVQQACLGLVVVATESETETTGRDMVETLVAHTASAVFNAIQWQREHERSITDGLTGVFNRRYFNQRLHEEQQKGYRYNRPFSLIILDIDHFKICNDYLGHLAGDTVLKQTAAFLRDQTRKVDIVARFGGEEFAVILPETGYEGAWQVAEKLRLGVAEFPFADQELLPDRTITASFGFSTYPVHGPSTEALIHVADEALYHAKQNGRNQVGVPPREQLE is encoded by the coding sequence ATGCCTCTATCCGAGGCGCTGACCCGTCGGGTCCTGGAGCCGATCGCCAAGCTGTGGCGGGAGGCGGAGGATCTCGCGGAGTTCGCGCGCGGGGCGGCGGCGATCTGGGGCGAGGGCCTGGGCAAGACCGATTGCGCCATCGCCTTCCGCGAGGACGGCTCCCGGCCATGGCGGCCGTTTGCCGGCTCGCCCGAGGTGGAGGCGCACTTCGCCGGGCTGCTGCTGTCCTACGGCGACCGGGACCTGGCCCCCCTGGCCGACGAGGACGGGCGTATGTGGCTGCCGGTGGCCCTGCCGGTGCCGCGGCCGCTGGGCGGGATCTTCTTCGCGCCCGAGGTGGTGGCCGGCGAGTGGGAGACGGCGGCCCACATGGTGGCCGCGGGCCTGGCGGCGAGCGCCTTCGGCCGCAAGGCCATCCGCGCCGACCTGATGATGGGCGAGGTCGCCCGGAAGCTCCACGCGCTGCAACTTCTCACCCTCAACATCAACAACGCCTACGACCTCAACCAGCTCTCCCAGAACATCTGCACCATCGTGGCCCAGGCCACCGGCGCCCAGTACGCCTGCCTCTACCACCGCGAGCCCGGGGGCCTGCGCCTGGTGGAGGATCTGGCTGTGTATCCGCCCAAGCAGGGCTCGCTGCGGGACATCCTGCGCAAGGGCGGCATCCAGGAGGTCGCACCGACGGTCCCCCTCTCCGAGGCGGGCTTCCTGGCCGACGTGCTCGAAGAGGGCAAGCCGATGGTCATCCCCAACCTGGCGGCCCTCGGCGAACCGCCGGCCGGCCTGGGCAAGCACGGCCTCCTGGCCGCGATGGCCGTGCCGCTCCTCACGCAGCGGGAAGAACTGGGCGTTCTCCTGGTGGGCAGCCGGCAACCTCGCCTCTTCACGTCGGCGGAACTCGAGACCCTGGCCGATCTCGCCCAGGCCGCCACCGGCGCGCTGCTGACCAGCCGGCTGTACTTCGAGGCCCACCAGGAGCGCAACCGCGTCGCGGCCCTGGTCGACAAGCTCCGCGACCTGACCAAGGCCACCCGCGAGGTCGGCAAGACCCTGGACATGCACGTCGCCTGCAAGGAACTGGTCTCGCACCTGCCCCACTTCATGCAGCCCGTCCACTGGGTAGACGTCTACCTCGCCGGCATCGAAGGCTGGACGTTCGCGGCCGGGTCGAGCACCCAGGGCTTCAAGCCGGCCGACCAGTGGCTCTACTTCCTGGACAAGACCGGCTACCCGCCCTCGCTGGATCTGCCGCGCGAGGCCCTCGAGGGCACGCCGTTCTCCGAGGCCGGGAAGGTCGTGCTCTTCCCGCTCAAGGTGCAGCAGGCCTGCCTGGGCCTGGTCGTCGTGGCTACCGAGAGCGAGACCGAGACGACCGGGCGGGACATGGTCGAGACCCTCGTGGCGCACACGGCGTCGGCGGTGTTCAACGCCATCCAGTGGCAGCGCGAGCACGAACGATCCATCACCGACGGCCTGACCGGCGTCTTCAACCGCCGCTACTTCAACCAGCGCCTCCACGAGGAGCAGCAGAAGGGCTATCGCTACAACAGGCCTTTCTCGCTTATCATCCTGGATATCGACCACTTCAAGATCTGCAACGACTACCTCGGCCACCTCGCGGGGGATACCGTGCTCAAGCAAACCGCGGCCTTCCTGCGCGACCAGACGCGCAAGGTGGACATCGTGGCGCGCTTCGGCGGCGAGGAATTCGCCGTGATCCTGCCCGAGACCGGCTACGAAGGCGCCTGGCAGGTCGCCGAGAAGCTGCGCCTGGGGGTCGCGGAGTTTCCGTTCGCCGACCAGGAACTGCTGCCCGACCGCACCATCACGGCGAGCTTCGGCTTCTCGACCTACCCGGTGCACGGGCCGTCCACGGAGGCGCTCATCCACGTGGCCGACGAGGCGCTGTACCACGCCAAGCAGAACGGCCGCAACCAGGTCGGCGTGCCGCCGCGCGAGCAGCTGGAATAG
- a CDS encoding GTPase domain-containing protein, producing the protein MPIINFGKKEILCKLVYYGPGFCGKTTNLEWLHHSIDPDMRGDLLNLATETERTIFFDLMPLEVGKIQGFDVRFQLYTVPGQVQYVNSRKSILSGVDGLVFVADSSPARWSANLESMEDLAANLEDYSLSLGGLPWVMQYNKRDIPGAVPVVDLERELNKNAVPAHEAVAVTGLGVSDTLRSLSQLVLETFNK; encoded by the coding sequence GTGCCGATCATCAACTTCGGGAAGAAAGAAATCCTCTGCAAGCTCGTGTACTACGGGCCGGGGTTCTGCGGCAAGACGACCAACCTCGAATGGCTCCACCACTCCATCGACCCGGACATGCGCGGCGATCTGCTGAACCTGGCGACCGAGACGGAGCGGACCATCTTCTTCGACCTGATGCCGCTGGAGGTGGGCAAGATCCAGGGGTTCGACGTGCGCTTCCAGCTCTACACCGTCCCCGGCCAGGTCCAGTACGTCAACTCGCGCAAGTCCATCCTCTCCGGCGTGGACGGCCTGGTCTTCGTGGCCGATTCCTCCCCGGCGCGCTGGAGCGCGAACCTGGAGAGCATGGAGGATCTCGCCGCGAACCTCGAGGACTACAGCCTCTCCCTCGGCGGCCTGCCGTGGGTGATGCAGTACAACAAGCGGGACATTCCGGGTGCCGTGCCGGTCGTCGATCTCGAACGGGAACTCAACAAAAACGCCGTTCCGGCGCATGAAGCGGTGGCAGTGACCGGTTTGGGGGTATCCGATACATTGCGGTCTCTTTCGCAACTGGTGCTGGAGACCTTCAACAAGTAG
- a CDS encoding Fic family protein produces MWIWERPEWPTFRWDAAALSGPLGSARLAQGKMLGAMRLFDPASSAEAAAEILVEDGFATSAIEGEHLDPARLRSSVARHLGLPAGGLPSPSPEGEGLIQVLLDATGRHDEPLTISRLCAWQAALFPGGRSGLARIRAGELRGESPMRVVSGRPERERIHFEAPPRAALASELSRFLDWFGQRDPGRDGLVRAGLAHLWFVTIHPFEDGNGRLARAITDMALSQDEGRPFRAFSLSAQILRERDAYYEILERTQRSDLEVTAWLGWFLAQVASAAEASEATIARVLGKARFWLKHQGTPLNDRQRKVLNRLLDAGPGGFAGGLNTRKYVGMTRISRATAYRELTDMVAKGCLRQAGAGRSVKYEAAW; encoded by the coding sequence ATGTGGATCTGGGAGCGACCAGAGTGGCCGACCTTCCGGTGGGACGCGGCCGCGCTTTCGGGCCCGCTCGGCAGCGCACGCCTTGCGCAGGGTAAGATGCTCGGGGCCATGCGGTTGTTCGACCCTGCCTCGAGCGCGGAGGCCGCTGCCGAGATCCTGGTCGAGGATGGTTTTGCCACCAGCGCCATCGAAGGCGAGCACCTCGATCCGGCCCGCTTGCGCTCGTCGGTGGCGCGGCACCTTGGCCTGCCGGCCGGCGGCTTGCCCTCCCCGTCGCCGGAGGGGGAGGGCCTGATCCAGGTGCTGCTGGACGCGACCGGGCGGCACGACGAGCCGCTGACGATCTCGCGCCTTTGCGCCTGGCAGGCCGCGCTGTTTCCCGGCGGGCGCTCGGGCCTCGCGCGGATCCGCGCGGGGGAGCTGCGCGGCGAATCGCCGATGCGCGTGGTGTCCGGCCGGCCGGAGCGCGAGCGCATCCATTTCGAGGCGCCGCCTCGCGCCGCCCTGGCATCGGAGTTGTCGCGCTTCCTTGATTGGTTCGGCCAGCGGGATCCGGGCAGGGATGGCCTTGTCCGGGCCGGGCTCGCGCACCTGTGGTTCGTCACGATCCACCCGTTCGAGGACGGGAATGGCCGCCTCGCCAGGGCGATCACCGACATGGCATTGTCGCAGGACGAGGGGCGGCCGTTCCGCGCCTTCAGTCTCTCGGCGCAGATCTTGCGCGAGCGGGACGCCTACTACGAGATCCTCGAGCGCACGCAGCGTTCGGATCTCGAAGTCACGGCCTGGCTGGGATGGTTCCTCGCACAGGTGGCATCGGCTGCCGAGGCATCCGAAGCGACGATTGCCAGGGTCCTGGGAAAGGCGCGCTTCTGGCTCAAGCATCAGGGCACGCCGCTCAACGACCGGCAACGTAAGGTCCTGAACCGTCTTCTGGACGCAGGCCCGGGCGGCTTCGCCGGGGGCCTCAACACGCGCAAGTACGTGGGCATGACGCGGATCAGCCGCGCCACGGCTTACCGCGAATTGACCGACATGGTTGCCAAGGGCTGCCTGCGGCAAGCGGGCGCAGGCCGATCGGTGAAATACGAGGCGGCCTGGTGA
- a CDS encoding peptidoglycan-binding protein, whose product MLEAIKALFAGIAAAFARAFRVLQLGDWRATAARYRLQVDLDNVWNFTQEVKGYSRSGTVGPSLPGMGGQVHELQRHLVRLGYLSYATGQFDAATAEAVILFKRMRGLHQSYKAADGNWAVNEYATPDVQRAAADLATRPFVVTYQMQSAAQKVQKSLDNLVRNFKYVKPVMKWLGMSNPDPDRAESFFKESRVAMEALGKGEQPGNVTQSTAEWGNTLGLYATAAFGVLQLARTSANVFGLGGEETVKALDDSLVDLGAVSQASQVFAYAAQTAQ is encoded by the coding sequence GTGCTCGAGGCCATCAAGGCGCTCTTCGCCGGCATCGCGGCGGCGTTCGCCCGGGCGTTCCGCGTGCTGCAACTGGGCGACTGGCGGGCGACGGCGGCGCGGTACCGCCTGCAGGTCGATCTCGACAACGTCTGGAACTTCACGCAGGAGGTCAAGGGCTATTCGCGCAGCGGCACGGTCGGGCCCAGCCTGCCCGGCATGGGCGGGCAGGTGCACGAACTGCAGCGGCACCTGGTGCGCCTGGGCTACCTGTCGTACGCCACCGGGCAGTTCGACGCGGCCACCGCCGAAGCCGTCATCCTCTTCAAGCGCATGCGCGGCCTGCACCAGAGTTACAAGGCCGCCGACGGCAACTGGGCGGTCAACGAGTACGCCACCCCCGACGTGCAGCGGGCGGCCGCCGATCTGGCCACCCGGCCCTTCGTGGTGACCTACCAGATGCAGAGCGCCGCGCAGAAGGTGCAAAAGAGCCTCGACAACCTGGTCCGCAACTTCAAGTACGTCAAGCCGGTGATGAAGTGGCTCGGGATGTCGAACCCGGACCCCGACCGGGCCGAGAGCTTCTTCAAGGAGTCCAGGGTGGCCATGGAGGCGCTGGGCAAGGGCGAGCAGCCCGGCAACGTCACGCAATCGACCGCCGAGTGGGGCAACACGCTCGGCCTGTATGCCACAGCGGCGTTCGGGGTCCTGCAGCTGGCCAGGACGAGCGCCAACGTGTTCGGCCTGGGCGGCGAGGAGACCGTCAAGGCTCTCGACGACAGCCTGGTGGACCTGGGCGCCGTCTCGCAGGCGTCGCAGGTCTTCGCGTACGCCGCGCAAACAGCCCAATAG
- a CDS encoding kinase/pyrophosphorylase gives MLEWRPMGGPELTVYTVSDASGETAEMVAKAAALQFRGHAIKLVRLPRARTPEQIVGMITLAAQTPCVVTFTMVDAKLRASLQAESTKRGIPTVDVMDPLITCISRALGAEPRLEPGLLHHKDEQYFNRMDAIDFAIKYDDGKDPKGLVKADLVLVGVSRTSKTPTCMYLAQNRGIKASNVPLVLGVPPPEELFHLPAGRVIGLTLHSRTLTEIRHQRLANLGLGPSASYAKQDHIERELDYAEGIFRRLRCPVVDVTHKAIEETAAEILEITQRKETYVL, from the coding sequence ATGCTAGAATGGAGGCCCATGGGCGGCCCAGAACTCACGGTGTACACGGTCTCCGACGCCTCCGGAGAGACCGCTGAGATGGTCGCCAAGGCCGCCGCGCTCCAGTTCAGGGGCCACGCCATAAAGCTGGTGCGGCTCCCGCGGGCGCGCACTCCCGAGCAGATCGTCGGCATGATCACCCTGGCTGCCCAGACGCCGTGCGTCGTGACGTTCACGATGGTCGACGCGAAGCTGCGGGCTTCGCTGCAGGCCGAGTCCACGAAGCGCGGGATCCCGACCGTGGATGTCATGGATCCGCTCATCACCTGCATCTCGCGGGCGCTGGGAGCCGAGCCGCGGCTGGAGCCCGGCCTTCTCCACCACAAGGACGAGCAGTACTTCAACCGGATGGATGCAATCGACTTTGCGATAAAGTACGACGATGGCAAGGATCCCAAGGGCCTGGTGAAGGCCGATCTCGTCCTGGTGGGAGTGAGCCGGACATCCAAGACGCCGACCTGCATGTACCTGGCCCAGAACCGCGGCATCAAGGCGTCCAACGTGCCGCTGGTCCTGGGCGTGCCGCCGCCCGAGGAGCTGTTCCACCTGCCGGCCGGCCGGGTAATCGGCCTTACCCTGCACTCCCGGACGCTGACCGAGATACGCCATCAGCGACTGGCGAACCTGGGGCTGGGCCCCAGCGCGAGCTATGCCAAGCAAGATCACATCGAGCGCGAGCTGGATTACGCCGAGGGCATTTTCCGGCGCCTGCGCTGCCCGGTGGTCGACGTCACCCACAAGGCGATCGAGGAGACCGCCGCGGAAATCCTGGAAATCACCCAGCGCAAAGAGACCTACGTCCTGTAG
- a CDS encoding pyruvate, phosphate dikinase encodes MTATKRVYLFHEGNAGMRELLGGKGAGLAEMASNGLPVPPGFTITTEMCLQFLRNGERMPDGLEADWREAMGQVEKDLGKVFGDPHNPLLVSVRSGAKFSMPGMMDTILNLGLNDQTVQGVIAQTSNERFAYDAYRRFISMFSNVVLGLRTSNFEFILEQYKHKLGVKLDTDLDADTLKDLVRAYKAKVESELGLAFPDDPHQQLRMAIEAVFKSWNSDRAITYRRHEGIPDSLGTAVNVQAMVFGNMGEDSATGVAFTRNPSNGEPVFYGEFLTNAQGEDVVAGIRTPRPIVELGTVMPEAHKQLLDVAKFLEKHYREMQDIEFTIERGKLFMLQTRTGKRTGTAAARIAFDLVEEGVISKQEAVMRLSPGHVVQMLLPQLDPSAKVEVLAKGLGASPGTIGGELAFTADEAKDLGEAGKAVLLVRPETSPDDIHGMIASKGVLTSRGGNTSHAAVVARGMGKPCVVGCEQIRIDEEKETLTTPDGQVFRKGDLLSINGTTGEVLKGLVPTLAPEPTSQFRTIMTWADEARRLKVRANADTPEDARRAREFGAEGIGLCRSEHMFFAPDRLPIVQEMILAETDKERQAALDKLQVFQRADFAGLFRAMAPYPVTIRLLDPPLHEFLPNLFKLGEEVARLEATGADPAELEERRRVLRRVEAMHEINPMMGLRGCRLGLTRPEINEMQFRAIFEAACEVAKEGLEVNPEIMVPLTGHASELQASKDQLEAIAREVMEKEHQQVDYLFGTMIEVPRAAIVADQLGGICQFFSFGTNDLTQMTWGFSRDDAERGFLFFYLEHKLLTNNPFQVLDREGVGALMKMAVERGRQTNPQLKLGICGEHGGDPESIAFCHDLDLHYVSCSPFRVPVARLAAAHSALAAPEHDR; translated from the coding sequence ATGACCGCCACCAAGCGCGTCTACCTGTTCCACGAAGGCAATGCCGGGATGCGCGAGCTGCTCGGCGGAAAGGGGGCGGGCCTGGCCGAGATGGCGTCCAACGGGCTGCCCGTGCCGCCCGGCTTCACCATCACGACCGAGATGTGCCTGCAGTTCCTCCGCAACGGCGAGCGCATGCCAGACGGCCTGGAGGCCGACTGGCGCGAGGCCATGGGCCAGGTCGAGAAGGATCTCGGGAAGGTCTTCGGCGACCCGCACAACCCGCTGCTGGTCTCGGTGCGCAGCGGCGCCAAGTTCTCGATGCCCGGCATGATGGACACTATTCTCAACCTCGGCCTCAACGACCAGACCGTCCAGGGCGTCATCGCGCAGACGAGCAACGAGCGCTTCGCCTACGACGCGTACCGCCGCTTCATCTCGATGTTCTCCAACGTCGTGCTGGGCCTGCGGACGTCCAATTTCGAGTTCATCCTCGAGCAGTACAAGCACAAGCTGGGCGTCAAGCTGGATACCGACCTCGATGCCGACACGCTCAAGGACCTGGTGCGGGCCTACAAGGCCAAGGTCGAGTCCGAACTGGGCCTCGCGTTCCCGGACGATCCCCACCAGCAGCTCCGCATGGCCATCGAGGCCGTCTTCAAGAGCTGGAACTCGGATCGCGCCATCACCTACCGGCGCCACGAGGGCATCCCCGACTCGCTGGGCACCGCGGTCAACGTCCAGGCGATGGTCTTCGGCAACATGGGCGAGGACTCGGCCACGGGCGTCGCGTTCACCCGCAATCCCAGCAACGGCGAACCGGTTTTCTACGGCGAGTTCCTGACCAACGCGCAGGGCGAGGACGTGGTGGCCGGCATCCGCACGCCCCGGCCCATCGTGGAACTCGGCACGGTCATGCCCGAGGCGCACAAGCAACTGCTCGACGTGGCCAAATTCCTGGAAAAGCACTACCGCGAGATGCAGGACATCGAGTTCACGATCGAGCGGGGCAAGCTCTTCATGCTGCAGACCCGCACGGGCAAGCGCACCGGCACGGCCGCAGCCCGCATCGCGTTCGACCTGGTCGAGGAGGGCGTCATCAGCAAGCAGGAGGCGGTCATGCGCCTCTCGCCCGGCCACGTCGTGCAGATGCTGCTGCCGCAACTCGACCCGTCGGCCAAGGTCGAGGTGCTCGCCAAGGGCCTGGGCGCGTCGCCCGGCACCATCGGCGGCGAGCTGGCCTTCACCGCCGACGAGGCCAAGGATCTCGGCGAGGCGGGCAAGGCGGTCCTCCTGGTCCGGCCCGAGACCTCGCCCGACGACATCCACGGCATGATCGCCTCGAAGGGCGTGCTGACCAGCCGCGGCGGCAACACCAGCCACGCCGCCGTCGTCGCGAGGGGCATGGGCAAGCCGTGCGTGGTGGGCTGCGAACAGATCCGCATCGACGAGGAGAAAGAGACGCTCACGACGCCCGACGGGCAGGTCTTCCGCAAGGGCGACCTCCTGTCGATCAACGGCACCACCGGCGAGGTGCTCAAGGGCCTGGTGCCGACATTGGCCCCCGAGCCGACATCGCAGTTCCGCACCATCATGACCTGGGCCGACGAGGCCCGGCGTCTCAAGGTGCGGGCCAACGCCGACACCCCCGAGGACGCGCGGCGGGCCCGCGAGTTCGGCGCCGAGGGCATCGGCCTGTGCCGCAGCGAGCACATGTTCTTCGCGCCCGACCGCCTGCCCATCGTCCAGGAGATGATCCTGGCCGAGACCGACAAGGAGCGGCAGGCCGCCCTGGACAAGCTCCAGGTCTTCCAGCGCGCCGACTTCGCCGGCCTCTTCCGCGCCATGGCGCCCTACCCGGTCACCATTCGCCTGCTCGACCCGCCGCTCCACGAGTTCCTTCCCAACCTGTTCAAGCTGGGCGAGGAAGTCGCGCGCCTGGAGGCCACCGGCGCCGACCCGGCCGAACTTGAAGAGCGCCGCAGAGTGCTGCGCCGCGTCGAAGCCATGCACGAGATCAACCCGATGATGGGCCTGCGCGGCTGCCGCCTGGGCCTGACCCGCCCCGAAATCAACGAGATGCAGTTCCGGGCCATCTTCGAGGCGGCCTGCGAGGTCGCCAAGGAAGGTCTGGAGGTCAATCCCGAGATCATGGTCCCGCTGACGGGGCACGCGTCCGAGCTCCAGGCTTCAAAGGATCAGCTCGAGGCGATTGCCCGCGAGGTGATGGAGAAGGAGCACCAGCAGGTCGATTACCTGTTCGGCACGATGATCGAGGTGCCGCGGGCGGCGATCGTCGCGGACCAGCTTGGCGGGATCTGCCAGTTCTTCAGCTTCGGCACCAACGACCTGACCCAGATGACCTGGGGCTTCTCGCGGGACGATGCCGAGCGCGGCTTCCTGTTCTTCTACCTGGAGCACAAGCTCCTGACCAACAACCCGTTCCAGGTGCTGGACCGGGAGGGAGTGGGCGCGCTGATGAAGATGGCCGTCGAACGCGGCCGCCAGACCAATCCGCAGCTCAAGCTGGGCATCTGCGGCGAGCACGGCGGCGACCCCGAGTCGATCGCGTTCTGCCATGACCTGGACCTGCACTACGTGAGCTGCTCGCCCTTCCGGGTGCCGGTCGCCCGCCTCGCGGCCGCGCACTCGGCCCTGGCGGCGCCGGAGCATGATCGGTAA